One stretch of Saccharomonospora xinjiangensis XJ-54 DNA includes these proteins:
- a CDS encoding Trm112 family protein yields MAVTLDAQLLEILACPAPDHAPLRPGAPGDPEADALTCTSCGRVFPVRDGIPVLLLDEATPPDDGERETDDQTSSDGA; encoded by the coding sequence ATGGCCGTCACGCTTGATGCGCAGCTGTTGGAGATTCTCGCGTGCCCCGCACCGGACCACGCTCCGCTGAGGCCGGGCGCACCGGGCGACCCCGAAGCGGATGCGCTGACCTGCACGTCGTGCGGCCGTGTCTTCCCGGTGCGTGACGGGATCCCCGTTCTCCTGCTCGACGAGGCGACCCCTCCCGACGACGGCGAGCGTGAGACCGATGACCAGACCAGTTCCGATGGCGCTTGA